GCCATGCCAGATGCATACTCGATGTGGGTTGCGGGTGGGGACGGGTGGGAGCCGAGTTGAAAGCGTCCGTTCCGGGCCGTGAGGTCACGGGCGTGGAAGTGGTTCCCCAGGTGGCGGAGGTCGCAGCCCAGGCACTGGACCGTGTTCTCGTGGGAGATGTGGAGGACGTGGTTGACCGGCTGCCCCGGCGGCATTTCGACTGTGTGATCCTGGCAGATATCCTCGAGCACCTGCGAGATCCCTGGCTAACCCTGAAAAGACTGGGTGAGGCTATGCAGCCGGGGGCGGCTTTTGTGGCAAGCGTACCCAACATATCCCACTGGTCGATAATCCGGGGGCTCATTGAGGGGGAATGGCATTACCAGGATGAAGGGCTTCTGGATCGCACCCATCTCCGGTTTTTCACAAAAAGCACGATCAGGGACATGTTCGAGCAGGCGGGATGGAGGGTGCTGCGCGTCGAGGCAGTTTCAAAACAGGAGGGCGGTGGCGTGCCGCCTTCCTGGGTGGAGGAACTGCAACGCGCTGGAGTGAGAGCTCACCGTTTGGTGCAGGAAGCCTACGACTACCAGTACCTGATCCTGGGTTGCTATCCTGGCGATGCTTCGTGTCCTCTGCCCCGCGAGCTGGCCAGCATCGTCTTGCCGTGTTGCAACGGGGTCGGCTACACCCGGGCCTGTATCGAAAGTATCTTCGCCCACACCGACTGGCCCTTTGAACTGATAGTGGTGGACAACGGATCCAGGGACGGAACCGCCCGCTACCTCTGCGACCTGGCTGCTACTTATGAGAATGTGCGGGTGGTGACGAACAAGGACAACCTGGGCTTCGGGGTCGGGTGTAACCAGGGCATGGCCCTTGCGCGGGGCGAGTACGCGGTGCTGTTGAACAACGATACGGTTGTGACAGAAGGCTGGTTGCCGCGGCTTATCGCCCATGCCCAGGCCGATTCCCAGACAGGCATAGTCGGGCCTCGCTCGAACTGGGTGGCGGGATTACAGCTTGTTGCCCGGACCTCTTACGGGTCCGATCTCGCCGGGCTGGCTGACTTTGCGCACAGGTGGCAGAGAACGAATTACGGTCGGCGGCGATACGTGGACAGGATTACCGGCCTGTGCATGCTCGTTAAGCGAGAGGTTCTCCAGAGGCTGGGCGGATTTGACCCGCGTTTCGGAATCGGTAACTTCGAGGACGACGACTACTGCTTGCGGGCCCGGATGGCCGGATACAGCGTCTCCATCGCGGATGACGTCTTCATCCACCACTTCGGGCATCAGACCTTCATCGGCCAGAGGGTGGATTACAGCGCGCTCATGCAGCGCAACTGGCAGCGTTTCTGCCGAAAGTGGGGAATCGACCCCGCCTCACCACCCGGATGCTGCGCGGACGAGATCCTGTCACGGGCCGATCAGGAACTCCTGTACGTTCCCCTGGATTTGAGGCAGGCCCTGAGGTCCAACGGAGAGCCCCTGCCCTTGTGGCCACGGGACGCCTTCAGCTTTCTGGTGTTCCCGGATTGGTCCGACCCCTCCTCGCGGTGGCCTGTGATCTTGCGCAGTTTCTGTCGTGCGTTTGCGCCGGAGGATCGCGTTTGTCTGGTGCTCCGGGCGGACCCGACCGAGGTAGAATCCATGAAGTCGGTCGTCCGGGCCGTAACCGAGGAGATAGAGCATGCGGGTTTTGAGCCCAACCAGATCGCCGACGTTGTCATTTGCGACGACGGGCTCGGGTGGGAAGACTTGTGCCGGGCGTTCCGGGCCGCCTCCGCGTACGTACCATCGGGGGAGCTGGAAGAGGGCCTGCACAGGTACCAGGCTGCGCTTTATGGACTGCCCGAACCGCCCGGCGTTTCCCCGGACGCGTTGCGGCAGATGATACCGCCCGAGCTCCTGTCTTGCGCTTAACCCAGCACGGTTTTCACCCGATCACTAACCTGGAGTGCGCACTACCTTCCGTGCCGGGCGGCCACCGGCCGGAGCTGGGAGCGGGCGCGGAGACAGGGAAGTCCCGCCAACATTCAGGGAGGACGCTGAGGACATGGGTCTGAGAATCAACAGCAACATCGAGGCCCTCAACGCCCACAGGCATCTGACCACCGTATCCGCTCGACTCGCGAAATCGATGGAGCGCCTGTCGTCGGGCATGCGCATCAACCGGGCCTCGGATGACGCCGCGGGGCTGGCCATCGCGGAGAAGGTCTTGAGCCAGGTGAACGGCCTTAACCAGGCCAGCAGGAACGCCCAGGACGCCATCTCGCTGGTGCAGACGGCTGAGGGTGCCCTACAGGAGTCGCACGGTATCCTGCAACGGATGCGAGAGCTCGCAGTACAGGCTGCCAATGACACGCTCACCGACAGCGACAGGCAGGCCATTCAGGAGGAGATCACCAACCTTCTGGCGGAAATCGACCGCATAGCCGGCACTACCGAGTTCAACACCAGGAAGCTGCTCAACGGGTCGGTGGCCACGACCGCCTTGAGTTTCCAGGTGGGCGCCAACGCCAACCAGATCGTCACACTCACGATCGCTACGGCCGACAGCGCCGCGATGACACTTACTGGCCTCGACGTGAGCACTGCAGAGAATGCAAGCCAGGCCATAGTGAGCCTGGACGATGCTATCGAGTTCGTGTCCAACGTGCGGGCCAACCTGGGTGCCATGCAGAACAGGCTGGAGCATACCATTGCCAACCTGGGCGTGGCTTCCGAGAACCTGCAGGCCGCCCACTCACGCATTCGCGACGTCGATATGGCGGCAGAGATGATGGACTACACCAAGTTGCAGATCCTGCAGCAGGCGGGTACGGCCATGCTGGCTCAGGCCAACCTGGCTCCTCAGGCGGTGCTGAAGCTGCTCGGTTAGCGTCTAGGGGTCGCGGTGGCCTGAGAGTCTGTCAGGTCCTGTGGTGGCCGGCCGGCACCGCCGGCCGGCCACAACTATGGGAGGGCGGGGCAGTGCGGGTAGCGTACCTTACGGAGAAGGATGCGGCGGAGGAGTCCCTGGGGTCCGTGGTACTTGCTCAGTGCGCCGTGCTCGCTGCCCGGGGGCATCAGGTCCTGGTGGTTACGATGGGTGGTCAGCCCGCGTGGGCTCCGCCCGGTGTGGAATGGCACAAAGTGGAACGCCTGGTCTCCGCGCCGGTCCTTGAGCTTCTCGCCGGGTGCGATGCCGTGGTTGCCACGCATCATTCGCATGTGGCCGTCGCAACTGACGTGGGGACCGCGGCGCCTTTCCTTTTCGTGTCCTTCGATGCTTCTCCGGTCAACGGGCTGGCCGCCCGGGCAAAGCTGATAGAAGCGCTGAGAGGCGCACCGGTGGCGGTGTTGACAACTTCGGGTCTGGTTGCCTCCTATATCGGAGGCGCAGGCGGGGGCGGCCCCGTGTACGTCTGCGCAGTGAATGGTGCAGGGGTGCACGGCGGTCCGTTGGAGCTTGACGGTGAGACACTTGAGCGGGCGCTTCTCCGGGGGCTTGCTTGGCACCGGAGCCGTGTTCCCCGGACTTCAACTCTGGGTTTGGCCATGATCGTCCGTGACGAGGAAGAGAATGTGCGCCAGTGCCTGGCGACCGTAAAGCCGGTCGTGGACGAGATGGTGGTGGTGGATACCGGTTCGCGCGACAACACGGTCGCCGTGGCGGAGCAGATGGGCGCCAAGGTGGTGAAGCAGGAGTGGCGGGACGACTTCGCGGAAGCCCGCAACGTTTCTCTAGAACACCTTTCGACGGATTGGGTGCTCGTGCTGGATGCCGATGAGCGGCTGGCGCAATCCTCTCAGTCGGCCATTCGCAGGGCGATTCTGAATCCGGTGGTAGATGCTTTCCTGGTGGACATCATTAACGTGACCGGGGAAGTCCTGATCTCGGGAGCTTTGGCCCACAGCTCCGCAAGGCTGTTCCGCCGGCGCCCTGAGTACAGGTATGAGGGGTACTTGCACGAGCAAATCGCCCCGTGTATCGCCAGAACTGGCGGTCACGTTAGGCCGTTGCCCGGGGCATCGATCCTCCACTACGGTTACTTGGGAGCCGTGGTGGCGGCCCGCGACAAGAGCGAGCGCAACATGGCCATCGTTCGCCGACAGGTGGAGGAAGACCCACGCAATGGCTTTGCTCACTTCAACTTGGGGATGGAATACGTACGCCGGGGTGACCGTCAGAGGGCGATCAAGGCGTTTCAGCGGTCATTCCGCCTCCTGCCTGGCCTTAACGTGTCGTATGCCCCTGTCTTGCTGAAAAACCTGGCGGCCTGCCTGTTGGAAGACCAAAGGCACGAGGAAGCCCTGGCTCTTCTGGAGTTGGGCGAGCAGGTTTATCCGGACTATGTTGACCTTGCTTTGCTGCGGGGTATCGGCCTCAACCGTAGCCGACGTTATCGGGAAGCTCTAACCGTCTTGGAGGCGTGCGTTGAGAAGGGAGAGGCTCCCGCTTTCTACATGACGCAGGTAGGTGCGGGGAGCTTTCTGGCTCGCATGGCGATGGTGGAAAGCTACCTGGGGTTGGGCCGGTTTGACGA
This genomic interval from Bacillota bacterium contains the following:
- a CDS encoding glycosyltransferase, with amino-acid sequence MVEAAYYGSSRPEVRRLVPSHARCILDVGCGWGRVGAELKASVPGREVTGVEVVPQVAEVAAQALDRVLVGDVEDVVDRLPRRHFDCVILADILEHLRDPWLTLKRLGEAMQPGAAFVASVPNISHWSIIRGLIEGEWHYQDEGLLDRTHLRFFTKSTIRDMFEQAGWRVLRVEAVSKQEGGGVPPSWVEELQRAGVRAHRLVQEAYDYQYLILGCYPGDASCPLPRELASIVLPCCNGVGYTRACIESIFAHTDWPFELIVVDNGSRDGTARYLCDLAATYENVRVVTNKDNLGFGVGCNQGMALARGEYAVLLNNDTVVTEGWLPRLIAHAQADSQTGIVGPRSNWVAGLQLVARTSYGSDLAGLADFAHRWQRTNYGRRRYVDRITGLCMLVKREVLQRLGGFDPRFGIGNFEDDDYCLRARMAGYSVSIADDVFIHHFGHQTFIGQRVDYSALMQRNWQRFCRKWGIDPASPPGCCADEILSRADQELLYVPLDLRQALRSNGEPLPLWPRDAFSFLVFPDWSDPSSRWPVILRSFCRAFAPEDRVCLVLRADPTEVESMKSVVRAVTEEIEHAGFEPNQIADVVICDDGLGWEDLCRAFRAASAYVPSGELEEGLHRYQAALYGLPEPPGVSPDALRQMIPPELLSCA
- a CDS encoding flagellin — translated: MRINSNIEALNAHRHLTTVSARLAKSMERLSSGMRINRASDDAAGLAIAEKVLSQVNGLNQASRNAQDAISLVQTAEGALQESHGILQRMRELAVQAANDTLTDSDRQAIQEEITNLLAEIDRIAGTTEFNTRKLLNGSVATTALSFQVGANANQIVTLTIATADSAAMTLTGLDVSTAENASQAIVSLDDAIEFVSNVRANLGAMQNRLEHTIANLGVASENLQAAHSRIRDVDMAAEMMDYTKLQILQQAGTAMLAQANLAPQAVLKLLG
- a CDS encoding glycosyltransferase, yielding MRVAYLTEKDAAEESLGSVVLAQCAVLAARGHQVLVVTMGGQPAWAPPGVEWHKVERLVSAPVLELLAGCDAVVATHHSHVAVATDVGTAAPFLFVSFDASPVNGLAARAKLIEALRGAPVAVLTTSGLVASYIGGAGGGGPVYVCAVNGAGVHGGPLELDGETLERALLRGLAWHRSRVPRTSTLGLAMIVRDEEENVRQCLATVKPVVDEMVVVDTGSRDNTVAVAEQMGAKVVKQEWRDDFAEARNVSLEHLSTDWVLVLDADERLAQSSQSAIRRAILNPVVDAFLVDIINVTGEVLISGALAHSSARLFRRRPEYRYEGYLHEQIAPCIARTGGHVRPLPGASILHYGYLGAVVAARDKSERNMAIVRRQVEEDPRNGFAHFNLGMEYVRRGDRQRAIKAFQRSFRLLPGLNVSYAPVLLKNLAACLLEDQRHEEALALLELGEQVYPDYVDLALLRGIGLNRSRRYREALTVLEACVEKGEAPAFYMTQVGAGSFLARMAMVESYLGLGRFDEAAESYRLAAREMVERLGGAVASALAKHAPGAAALWETAEHRVENGDIAGAVKAYRQLMDPEVRRELLPTQLVPLWQRKTLLEVLAGDLDAAYEDIRLLQGINANAAEACRLLVDVVAESDSTGDKVLPLAGNGGGAADPAHPGHVGSRLSWHDVAVPLTTLLDAGREMWFARACEWLASGPVEEAELDLELGKLLFQRGWYDAAARHLLASVRAGATDAVALGQMGELAARGGLPADARAFYRQAIRLSPKVPRYWVSLAASYHAAGNDRAGLRVLDLARRCTGGEIIEATRMALEISSRLRSDGQHARGPACGSFSGGWHP